The Gadus morhua chromosome 16, gadMor3.0, whole genome shotgun sequence DNA window ctctcctctcctctcctctcctctcctcccctcccctcctcccctcccctctcctctcctctcctctcctcccctcccctcccctctcctctcctctcctctcctctcctctcctcctctcctcctccctcctctcctccccctctcctcccctctcctcacttcccctcttctctcctttactctcttctcctcctgtccTTTACTCTCTTATCtgcctctcctatctcctctaccgttctctcctctcctctcctctcctctcctctcctctcctctcctctcctcccccctctcctctgttcccctcttctctcctttcctctcttctcctctcctctcctctcctctcctctcctctcctctcctctcctctgctctcctctcctctcctctcctctcctctcctctccccttcctctcctctcctcccctctcctctccactccactcaactcctcccccccccactcctctttGGTTAAACTACATTGGTTTCAGTGCAAACTATTGTTTGCTCTACAAAGGGCAGAGTGTTAGGATTTGTAATGGTTGTTAACTTAATTCTTTATGAAGATAGAACGCAACATCAGAAGCTTTCATTCTTCTGAacggggggagatggagaaggtTAGAGACAAATAGGCAGAGATAATGAGAAACCATTGATGATTTAAAAGATTACCTCAACATTTGAATATCACAATTTTGAACAACTGCTCCCATTGAAAAGTAACTGTACCTGTATTCcacaatttttctttttttttccaaaacctACCTGTAGGTTTCCAGGTTAAGGAAGACATTCGTAAACCTGCCCTTTAATAACCTCCATCTGAATCCACTGCCAGACTCAAATGACAAtgtagtaaaaaaagaaaaacaaaaagaaaaagaaaataaattcagAAAAGTAGCAGTTGGCCAAGACAGAGTCGGAGCAACAGCCGTTTGACAGATTTAAGTGTGTGGATCTGTGATTTGGTTTAAATGCCTGGCGATTACTACCATGTGCTGAGGTGTTTTATATTTGAAAGATGAAAACAGCCTTGAAACTTGTGGCCGCTGTGGCCCACATTTGCAAAAGATCATAGCGGTATTCATGATTCAGGAATGACGGCtggaaaataacattttgaaGGATAGAAAAACACCTACAAACATTTCGTCTTTAGTTTAAAATAACTAATTAATCTGGTGTAGAAACTGGTGAGACCAGTGGTGATATTCATCATCTTAAGAATCAAGGTATCCACCCTTCAActttaaccccccctccccttccccactTCCTTCAGGATTGCATTAAGTTGAAGTGACCTGACATCAAGATGGCAGCACAGGTGATGGTGCAGACAGCACATTGATACAGGCTTTGCACTTGGCTGTTGCCCCAAAGGCGAAGCATTGTGGAAGAATGCTAGCAGAGATGTTGatgtatgagtgtatgtgtgtgtgtgtggggggggggagagagagagaaagtatgtGGAGATTGGCTGCATGTCACAGAGCTCCCATTGTACACCACTTTGGCTCGGGCGGAGGCCTTTGTCAGTTCAATTGGTGTGCATTCGGAGACGATTCGGCTACTTTGTGCATTTTGTTTCTGCATTGGCCAAGTTAAGGCCTTGCTTAACGTACACGCCTTTATAAATCTCTTTGCTTTGAATACACGCCCATGTAGCTTACGAAGCTCATCCGTTATGTTGTATGTGCATTCTTCAGGGTGCACATGGTGTGTTTTATTGGTTTAAATTTGCATGCCTCATTTTAATGTTCCAGCTGTTTCTACCCTCAAGAAATATTGGGTGTAGGAGATGGAGGTcgtgaaaataaatgaaaacaattGAATAACCAAACACCCTAGGTTAATTAAACACCCTAGTACATGCAAAGTGTGCACACACATCACTTGATTAAAACAGTGTGCATAGACCTTATTATAAAAGATTCATGTCTTTTAATAATCAATAACCCAATTCAatcaataatacaaaatattaatgtggatgattctctttcttctgtttaCACCTTgtccttcactccctctctacctctctttccctcGCGTCTCTCTTGCTTTACCCTCACCCACAAAACCCACTATCACCATACAAACGGACcgtccctccccttccctccacaccgccctccttctctcctatttcctcctccacctccatccccctcaccccctcaccctcaccaggGAGCTGGAATGGCCAACAAGGGTCCCTCCTACGGCATGAGCCGGCAGGTCCAGGATAAGATCGCCAGTAAGTATGACCCCGAGCTGGAGCAGATCCTGGTGGAGTGGCTCAGCCGGCAGTGTGGCTCTGGCGTGGGCAAGCCCGAGGCGGGGAAAATCGGCTTCCAGGCCTGGCTGAAGGATGGATGTGTGAGTTTCAAGGCCTCCATAGGCCTCCATAGGCCATGTTTGACTCCAATAGCTATGCTCATTTCTACTATGTACCGCACAGTGAGACAATATTCGAATGTTGTTTTCGGTTGCACCATGCCCTCATTGCCACTCCTACCCCCACCTGGACACACCCCTCCCTTCAGGTGCTGAGTGAGCTGATCAACAGCTTGGTCACCGGGGACAAGCCCATCAAGAAGATCGGGAGTTCCCCCATGGCCTTCAAACAGATGGAGCAGATCTCCCAGTTCCTCACCGCCGCCGAGAAGTACGGCGTCATCAAGACGGACATGTTCCA harbors:
- the tagln gene encoding transgelin; this translates as MAAQGAGMANKGPSYGMSRQVQDKIASKYDPELEQILVEWLSRQCGSGVGKPEAGKIGFQAWLKDGCVLSELINSLVTGDKPIKKIGSSPMAFKQMEQISQFLTAAEKYGVIKTDMFQTVDLWEGKDLAAVQRTLSALGSLAITKDEGTYRGDASWFFKKAQENRRDFSDDQMKAGKNVIGLQMGSNKGASQQGMSYGSSRQIL